A single window of Nocardioides baekrokdamisoli DNA harbors:
- the rpsS gene encoding 30S ribosomal protein S19, whose protein sequence is MPRSLKKGPFVDGHLLKKVDAENEKGTHSVIKTWSRRSMILPSFIGHTIAVHDGRKHVPVFVSDSMVGHKLGEFAPTRTYKGHVKEDRKGKRR, encoded by the coding sequence ATGCCTCGCAGCCTGAAGAAGGGCCCCTTCGTCGACGGCCACCTCCTCAAGAAGGTGGACGCCGAGAACGAGAAGGGCACCCACAGCGTCATCAAGACCTGGTCGCGCCGCTCCATGATCCTGCCGTCCTTCATCGGACACACGATCGCGGTGCACGACGGTCGCAAGCACGTCCCGGTGTTCGTGTCCGACTCCATGGTCGGCCACAAGCTGGGTGAGTTCGCCCCGACGCGTACCTACAAGGGTCACGTCAAGGAAGACCGGAAGGGGAAGCGTCGATGA
- the rplV gene encoding 50S ribosomal protein L22, with protein sequence MTATERTRVSDRRKSLLGEEVGAFASARYQRITPMKARRVVDLIRGLQVDEALTILQFAPQAASETVYKVLESAVANAETTEGLSRGDLHVTVAQVDEGPTMKRWRPRAQGRATRINKRTSHITLAVQPVAKKGGK encoded by the coding sequence ATGACTGCCACTGAGCGCACTCGCGTCAGCGACCGCCGCAAGTCTCTCCTCGGCGAAGAGGTCGGCGCGTTCGCGTCGGCTCGCTACCAGCGCATCACACCGATGAAGGCCCGCCGCGTCGTGGACCTCATCCGCGGCCTCCAGGTCGACGAGGCTCTGACGATCCTGCAGTTCGCTCCGCAGGCTGCGTCGGAGACCGTCTACAAGGTTCTGGAGTCGGCTGTTGCCAACGCCGAGACCACCGAGGGCCTGTCCCGCGGTGACCTCCACGTGACCGTCGCCCAGGTGGACGAGGGCCCGACGATGAAGCGTTGGCGTCCGCGTGCGCAGGGTCGTGCGACCCGCATCAACAAGCGCACCAGCCACATCACCTTGGCTGTTCAGCCGGTCGCGAAGAAGGGCGGCAAGTAA
- the rpsC gene encoding 30S ribosomal protein S3, translating into MGQKINPNGFRLGISKDHTSRWYGGKLYKDYVREDVQIRKLMSKGMERAGIARVEIERTRDRVRVDIHTARPGIVIGRRGAEADRIRTDLEKLTGKQVQLNILEVKNPEVDAQLVAQGIAEQLSGRVQFRRAMRKAMQTTMRSGAKGIRVQCSGRLNGAEMSRTEFYREGRVPLHTLRADIDYGFYEARTTFGRIGVKVWIYKGEVAGTRAERQAQQAARAGVPGRSGRPTRGGERPSRGRREDAAPVEAVAEAPVESTEAVVVETAGQEG; encoded by the coding sequence ATGGGTCAGAAGATCAACCCGAATGGGTTCCGCCTCGGCATCTCCAAGGACCACACCTCGCGTTGGTACGGCGGCAAGCTGTACAAGGACTACGTTCGCGAGGACGTACAGATCCGCAAGCTCATGTCGAAGGGCATGGAGCGCGCCGGAATCGCTCGCGTCGAGATCGAGCGCACCCGCGATCGCGTCCGTGTGGACATCCACACCGCGCGTCCGGGCATCGTGATCGGCCGCCGCGGCGCCGAGGCCGACCGGATCCGTACGGACCTGGAGAAGCTCACCGGCAAGCAGGTTCAGCTCAACATCCTCGAGGTCAAGAACCCGGAGGTCGACGCTCAGCTCGTCGCCCAGGGCATTGCCGAGCAGTTGTCGGGCCGTGTCCAGTTCCGTCGCGCGATGCGCAAGGCCATGCAGACCACGATGCGCTCGGGCGCCAAGGGCATCCGTGTCCAGTGCTCCGGTCGTCTCAACGGTGCCGAGATGTCGCGTACCGAGTTCTACCGTGAGGGTCGCGTTCCGCTCCACACCCTCCGTGCGGACATCGACTACGGCTTCTACGAGGCCCGTACGACCTTCGGTCGCATCGGCGTGAAGGTCTGGATCTACAAGGGCGAGGTCGCCGGCACCCGTGCCGAGCGTCAGGCTCAGCAGGCTGCCCGCGCCGGTGTTCCCGGTCGCAGCGGCCGTCCGACCCGTGGCGGCGAGCGCCCGAGCCGCGGCCGTCGTGAGGACGCTGCTCCGGTCGAGGCCGTGGCCGAGGCTCCGGTCGAGTCGACCGAGGCTGTTGTCGTCGAGACTGCAGGACAGGAGGGCTGA
- the rplP gene encoding 50S ribosomal protein L16 has product MLMPRRVKHRKQHHPQRDGAAKGGTKLAFGDYGIQALEPAYVTNRQIESARIAMTRHIKRGGKVWINIYPDRPLTKKPAETRMGSGKGSPEWWVANVKPGRVMFELSGVPEDVAREAMRRAIHKLPLKARFITREAGEF; this is encoded by the coding sequence ATGTTGATGCCCCGTCGTGTCAAGCACCGCAAGCAGCACCACCCCCAGCGCGATGGCGCTGCCAAGGGCGGCACCAAGCTGGCTTTCGGTGACTACGGGATCCAGGCTCTTGAGCCCGCGTACGTGACGAACCGTCAGATCGAGTCCGCTCGTATCGCCATGACGCGTCACATCAAGCGTGGCGGCAAGGTGTGGATCAACATCTACCCGGACCGCCCGCTCACGAAGAAGCCGGCCGAAACCCGCATGGGTTCCGGTAAGGGTTCGCCGGAGTGGTGGGTCGCCAACGTCAAGCCGGGCCGTGTCATGTTCGAGCTCTCCGGTGTTCCGGAGGACGTCGCTCGTGAGGCGATGCGCCGCGCCATCCACAAGCTGCCGCTGAAGGCACGCTTCATCACGCGAGAGGCTGGTGAGTTCTGA
- the rpmC gene encoding 50S ribosomal protein L29, translating to MTNLAHELEELNDVDLASKLKEAKEELFNLRFQAATGQLESHGRLRTIKKDIARIYTVLRERELGIRTAPGTSNEDGAA from the coding sequence ATGACGAACCTGGCGCACGAGCTCGAGGAGCTCAACGACGTCGACCTCGCTTCGAAGCTGAAGGAGGCCAAGGAGGAGCTCTTCAACCTGCGCTTCCAGGCCGCCACCGGTCAGCTGGAGAGCCACGGCCGCCTTCGTACCATCAAGAAGGACATCGCCCGTATCTACACCGTGCTGCGTGAGCGTGAGCTCGGCATTCGTACGGCTCCGGGCACGAGCAACGAGGACGGTGCCGCATGA
- the rpsQ gene encoding 30S ribosomal protein S17 — protein MSESTETIERNSRKTREGLVVSDKMDKTVVVTVEDRVKHALYGKVMRRSSKLSAHDENNDAHVGDRVLVMETKPLSKTKRWRVVEILERAK, from the coding sequence ATGAGCGAGAGCACGGAGACCATCGAGCGGAACTCGCGCAAGACCCGTGAGGGCCTGGTCGTGAGCGACAAGATGGACAAGACGGTCGTCGTGACTGTCGAGGACCGCGTCAAGCACGCGCTCTACGGCAAGGTCATGCGCCGCAGCTCCAAGCTGTCGGCCCACGACGAGAACAACGACGCCCACGTGGGCGACCGCGTTCTGGTCATGGAGACCAAGCCGCTGTCCAAGACCAAGCGCTGGCGCGTCGTCGAGATCCTCGAGCGCGCCAAGTAA